The Xenopus laevis strain J_2021 chromosome 5L, Xenopus_laevis_v10.1, whole genome shotgun sequence genome has a segment encoding these proteins:
- the LOC108716538 gene encoding histone H1B, translated as MTATTETAPVAPPAEPAAAKKTKKQQPKKVAGGAKAKKPSGPSASELIVKAVSSSKERSGVSLAALKKALAAGGYDVDKNNSRLKLALKALVTKGTLTQVKGSGASGSFKLNKKQLETKDKAAKKKPAAPKAKKTAAGAKKAPKSPKKPKKVSAAAKSPKKVKKLAKAAKSPKKPKAVKAKKVAKSPAKKATKPKTAKSPAKAKVAKPKAAKAKKPAPKK; from the coding sequence ATGACAGCTACAACTGAAACCGCTCCTGTCGCTCCCCCGGCAGAACCAGCCGCTGCCAAGAAGACAAAGAAGCAGCAGCCTAAGAAAGTAGCGGGAGGCGCAAAAGCCAAGAAACCCTCCGGGCCCAGCGCATCTGAACTGATCGTTAAAGCCGTGTCCTCCTCCAAGGAGCGCAGCGGGGTGTCCCTGGCCGCTCTCAAGAAGGCTCTGGCTGCCGGAGGATACGATGTGGACAAGAACAACAGCCGCCTCAAGCTGGCTCTCAAGGCCTTGGTCACTAAGGGGACTCTGACCCAAGTCAAAGGGAGCGGAGCCTCCGGATCCTTCAAGCTCAACAAGAAGCAACTGGAGACCAAGGACAAGGCGGCCAAGAAGAAGCCAGCGGCGCCCAAAGCCAAGAAAACCGCAGCCGGGGCAAAGAAGGCGCCCAAGTCCCCTAAAAAGCCCAAGAAGGTCTCGGCAGCAGCAAAGAGCCCCAAGAAGGTGAAGAAACTGGCAAAGGCCGCAAAAAGCCCCAAGAAACCGAAGGCTGTTAAAGCCAAGAAGGTGGCCAAGAGTCCCGCTAAAAAGGCCACCAAGCCCAAAACTGCCAAGAGCCCAGCAAAGGCCAAAGTCGCCAAACCCAAAGCGGCTAAAGCCAAGAAGCCTGCGCCTAAGAAGTAA